The nucleotide sequence ctattagaaaaaaaaaaaaacattatgctAATACTAGAATGTATTAGTCAATAATACTAATCCCCGGAGATTTATGGACACGGTGGTCTTTCATAAGTTCCCGGGTCTTCTCCACGTCAGTCCAACGGTCAACTCCGGCATAAATATTCGATAAAAGCACGAAATTTCCGCTATTTTCGAGTTCTAACCCTAACAAATGCTTAAGTGCAGATTCACCCCTCACCATGTCACCGTGTATTTGAGCTGACCCTAGAAACGATCTCCACAATGTCGCATTAGGCTTCATTGGCATCCTCTTGATACATTCTTCCGCTTCTTCCAACCTCCCTAATCGTCCCAGTAGATCAACTAAACATCCGTAATGCTCAACCTTAGGCTCGATCCCGTAAACCTCTTTCATCGAGTGAAATATTTCAAGACCTTCGTCAACTAGACCCGAGTGCGAACACGCGGATATTGTCACCACGAATGTTGCTTCATCAGGGATTAATCCTTTGGAGATCAAGCTCTTGTACAATTCGATAGCTTCTTGACCAAACCCGTGAACTGCTAAACCGCGAATCATAGCATTGTAACAGGATGTATCTCTCTCacgcatttcatcgaacacctggCGTGCGAGACTCAAACATCCACATTTTGAGTACAGATCAATAAGAGAAGTACCCACGAACTGGTTTAGAGTCAGATTGTTCTTCAAGAGATAAACATGAGCCCATACACCTCCCCAAAACTCACCTAAACTCGCACAAGATTTGATTAAAGCTACTAGAGAAACCTCGTTAGGTCTCACTTGCATTCTCACAAACAACCTCAAAACCTCATCATCACTCTCACTACTATCAGAACTAGCGTACGCAGCAAGAAGAGTGTTCCAAGTAGCCAAATCAGGTTCCCTAATCCGCTCAAACAGTGACCTAGCTTCTCTCAATCTACCACAATTAGCATAAAACCCAACCAAAGCAGCTTCCACAAACCGATCATGATTCATTGGTTCGAGAAATTTCAAAACATGGGCATGAAGAGTCCTCCCATGGCGGTGCCATTTCGGGTCAAAGCCAGAGGCTTTAAACAGAGAAGGGTAAGTGAACTCGTTGGGTCTGACAAGGTTTGATCTTGAGCTCAAAATCTGATCGTAGAGAGCAAAAGCGAGATGGGTTTTGGTGGAATTGTGATTTGAGACGATGGAGGAGATGAGAGTGTTGTAGAGGAAGACGGAAGGGTTTTGGATTTGGTGTAAGATGGAGAGTGCGTAGGTTAAGCAGACGGTGGAGGATAAGTGAAGGAGCTTACTTAAAGGGTAAGTGTGGTGAGACAGACCGGTTGTGATGATTTGGCCATGGATTTGTTTGAGGTTTTGTAAGGATTTGCATTTTGAAATTAGGTTTAAGCATCGATGATCCTTGCTTGTGCTTGGAGATGTCATAAGCAGAGAACGCTAATAATAAGTTTGTTTCTCAAGTTTGTAGTTGAGAAGAAGATTGAATGAGTTACATGTTTGAACTTTGCAGGCCCAACTGGGCTACTTATTAAGCCCTATTAGATTTCATATGGGTACAGCCCATCTGTCTTTGGTGGTTATTGTATATCAAAtgatttggtattttgatttaaatgttttaataataatcaatGTGCCATTTTCTtgttcctcctttttttttttttttagggttcaatcttttttataaaacaagtACAATTAGACAAATTTCATgtttattcatattatttttgtgaaCTGATCgaagaaataaaattgtattataaAGAACTATAATTTTCgtgtttttgtttaatgatatcatataatataatatattttttctaagtttttaatgtaaaataaatatactttaATCGATATGTTTGTAAAACAGAGagggtataattttttttatgaagttgGTGTTATTGTGTGTAACAAAATTGAGGTGACAAAATGGTTTTATTTCAGTTTGGTTATAAAATAGTTTGATTTGAAGGTTTTGATTCAGGTCGACAAGAAATCTAAATGCATTGTGATTTGTGTagttttttaggtttggttgggtatgtttttgattttggtttgatttggataACTTCAATTTGAGAAAAGCAAGTAAAGGTCTCTTTGAAACACATCAAAGTTGTCCCTACAACAAGACAATCCTACCTTTTTTTCATCTccaataaaataagaaatatatatatattaaataaaacatgcATTATAATACCACCTTTTTATCTTGGTTCTATTCtttttataacaataatttCTATGCAGATGTGTGACTGATAAATTCTTTTTGAACGCCTTTAGTGAAAATGATGCATCAAATCTTCTTCACTATCTCCACACAGGCACACATGACCcaattagaaagaaacaaaacaaaaacaatgaatgaGAAAATTCACCATTGCTTATTTCCAAAATCTTTGTTCATGTATCCTATAATTATTTGCTTAAGAAAAGCACTTTTTATGTGAAAAAACGTAGCTTAGttatatttgatgttatttggcATTTACATCATAATCTATACTTTCTTGACATTTCAAGATCAAATTAGGAGAATAATAGGactatgtataaaaaaaacactaaacaagTCGTATCTTATCTTTTATAAACCATCTCATGTACTTGTAATGCAAGAAGCGTTTGCTCAAAGACAACTATACGACAAAGCCTGGATTTATTCGCAccatttattaataaataataatttatatttttcaattctttagcaactttcaatattttttttactttaaataatgttttgatgatttattcAGTCTTTTTATATAACTTGTTCAAAATTTTGGGAACCACTTTGGGGTGCTTTTCacaaataaaagtataaatagGACTAAGATCAGAGATGATAAAAAGACAGAGACTCTGTAAAGTAACTTGTATTAACATTACTTTTCAATATTTTGGGGTTCTCTCATCTCTTTGCTTTTCAATATtctcaataaaataaataaataaatttcgtTTGATTCCAAACTATGCATGTTTCTAGAATTACTATATAGTTGGCGACAACGTAAAGCAAATTTTGCTAACAATAAACTAAACAAATGTTCTTAcgaatttcaaaaaataaaatataatactaaagTAGATTGGTAATAAACACAATATTtacctttttatattttgtttaatctatAAAAGCAAAAGCTAAAGGGGGAAGCTGAGTGACACAAAAGCTATAGTGGCAGATTTGCAGATTATACACCGTTTTAGGCCAACTCTGACAtcgttttaatatttttaactctTCACGTTTACTCTTTTAcctattcctttttttttttttaatttcaatataaatTTCCTGTTAATATCCTTTAAACATCGCAATTACTTCATCTTACTGTCCAGtggtaaaaagaaaatataagatgtCGGGAGACAGTATTTATTAGCGAACAAAAAATATTCTTGGTATAAATTATATCAGTCAAAtaaccattttttgttttgtcgtaAACACtaattgaatataatatttttcttatattcaaCTTAAATATCATATTCAATTAGTAACAGAAAAATCTCAAGCAATTCTTTTGAATTCAAAAATAATGAACAAATATACATAGTATATAACTTAACTACTTAAGAGTTAAGGATGACAACTTTGATTAGAGATTACTTTGGTGAATTCAAAATTGATAtaggaaatgttttttttactccGACGTGcaagatttattttttgtacTCCGACGTGCAAGATTTTTCGTGCTTGTGTCAAGTGTGAACTTTCCAAGAAGCAATAAGAAATTAGTGCACCCATAAAAAGATATGGAATTTCACCCAAAGCTTGCTTTAATCATAGAtttaaggggggtgtattgaacttaatattttagaagattttaagGTATTCttaaatccattgttattgaatcagtgatttttaaaaatcatctgaaatcatgtgttattgaatttgagatttatataaatcatttaaaatcattcacaatctcttgttattcaaccaataatttataaatcccACTTCAAAtatactgttattcaaaatatcacaaattttttaaaaatctattgaaTGTGTGATTCTAGGAGattgttttaacatttttagttCAAATATATGACTTACAAAATCACACCTTTAAAGGTGAAACTTTGaagaattttaataaaaagtgttatttttctttctggAAAAACCATTACCcattgacgacaaaaaaaaaaaaagaacccatCTCTGCAACTTCTCTTCTGCTATTCTCTATCCCTTTCTCTCTTGACTCTCAGATAcatatctcaaaaaaaaaatctcaaatttgtCTTTAAGCCAATCAAGTTGATCATTGCAGCGCAAGACATTGTTGCTCAATCAAGCTGATCCATCTGTGAATTGGAACCCAAAATTAGTCGTCGACTCCGCCACCTCTGCTGGTTATGGGAGTAACCACCATTCAATCAGATTTACAGATTTCAGCATCTACCGTCATCTTTTGGTCAGTGATAACAATTCCGTCAACCTAATCATTCGCCATCTACTTAAGCTATGGTTTGTCTCTgttcttttcttatttgattattgctgtgtttttgttgttggtttttgattttttttatgcttaAGTTGTGACAAAGACTTTGACATCACTTTTAATGTCCTATGATCTGTTATGTATTTGTGTGCTGTTCTTGATTTGCCatagttaattttaaatgacttgTTTGTGGATGGATATACAGATAATGACCCCGTCACCGCGACTTCATCGAATCAAGATCTGCAAGTGTCTGTTCCATCGAATAAACAGATAATGACCGTCGACTTCATTTCAGTCTTCTGCATCAATGAGAAGTTAATTCCAAAATGGGCCAGATGCTCCGCCAATGCCACTTTTGATCTGCTGCAGTGTCAATGCATGTTCACTAACTTGGTTTTTCTCAGCTGTCAAAGCTGCAACATTTGTTAGTTGCAGTATCAACTGAAATTGATATAGACTGCAATAACTTGCTCTTTCCGCTCAGCACCTATGGCATTCACTACAGTATCAACTGCAATCCTCACCTTCTCTGGTAGTTCAACAGAAGGAAATGGAAGTGAAACAAAATCGGGAAGTATGACTATTCTATAAGACTTCTCGTATGCAGGCTCATTGTTATCAAGGCTGCCATCAACTCCAATAGCGAGCAGAGTGGGTTTCGTAAGAGGCCAACTGCTGTTAAAGAGTTTAAATGGAGAAATGGTTGGTTTTATTCACTCTCGGAGAAGGCGGTTGCAGAAGGGAAACCAGATCAGTGTCTCCTCCATTTTGAATGGCTGGAAGAGCTTAAATTAATATAGAGTGTCAGTCTGTGTAAATTGTGTGTCTTTATTAAGTAGtactctctctccctttctgaATTCCGATCAtgtaagaatcttttttttggttaaaaatgtCGACTATCTTTGTAAGTAGATGATTTGAAACTGTAGTGTGAACTGTGTGTACATGCATTGTAGAGATCTCACTAACACATAACACTATAACAAGTGACGATGTTGAAGTCCAAgttgctcttttttttcttctaaatatcctaaaatcacctaaaattcaaTACTCAAATCTCACTAATCccaaatcattttcttattaaatcatttaaaatctctaccaaataatcaaaatctcctaaaactacactaaaatctctcaaaatcctaaaatattaaaatctcatcaaatctcctaaaatattaagttcaatacaccccctaaatGTCTATTTTGtcgttttcaaaatttaataagcACCCAAAAAACTATGAATATATTAGAATGTACATTTCGTCTTATAATCATAATAACTTgcttaatttatagagtatgcTCCCGAATTAATTAAGCACACACACATGTGTAAATCTTACAAATGCTAGATTGTAATTATAAAATTGATAATAATGTACATAGGCTAAGGTAATATTGTTCAACGAGAgctttatgtaaaataaacaattaaatcccggaaatttgttctttttaactGATTAAACTATATAGTGTTTGTtgacaaatataaatttacaatgatTAAAAAGTCACACGCGTGCATTGAGCATCATAGGAAATTAGGAACCCCATAACTTATGCCAAGAATATATTTTGTTCGCCAACTAGATTTAACCCCTATATATAATGCCCAAATGGTCAAATTATTAGGTCTGGAAAACCGGTTTAAACGGTCTGGTTCATCTCGGAAACTTAGTTATTTGGGTTATATGTTTTGGAGAACAGATTCCGTATtgaatttttggtttagattgGTTCGATAATCGTTTGTTTGGTTTAGATAAAATAATTCTGAAC is from Camelina sativa cultivar DH55 chromosome 20, Cs, whole genome shotgun sequence and encodes:
- the LOC104771526 gene encoding pentatricopeptide repeat-containing protein At5g43790-like, translated to MTSPSTSKDHRCLNLISKCKSLQNLKQIHGQIITTGLSHHTYPLSKLLHLSSTVCLTYALSILHQIQNPSVFLYNTLISSIVSNHNSTKTHLAFALYDQILSSRSNLVRPNEFTYPSLFKASGFDPKWHRHGRTLHAHVLKFLEPMNHDRFVEAALVGFYANCGRLREARSLFERIREPDLATWNTLLAAYASSDSSESDDEVLRLFVRMQVRPNEVSLVALIKSCASLGEFWGGVWAHVYLLKNNLTLNQFVGTSLIDLYSKCGCLSLARQVFDEMRERDTSCYNAMIRGLAVHGFGQEAIELYKSLISKGLIPDEATFVVTISACSHSGLVDEGLEIFHSMKEVYGIEPKVEHYGCLVDLLGRLGRLEEAEECIKRMPMKPNATLWRSFLGSAQIHGDMVRGESALKHLLGLELENSGNFVLLSNIYAGVDRWTDVEKTRELMKDHRVHKSPGISIID